Proteins co-encoded in one Halorussus salinus genomic window:
- a CDS encoding ArsR/SmtB family transcription factor, with amino-acid sequence MSETEPAEMFELLDDEYARTILVATYREPKSAEALAEVCDASPSTIYRRVERLEDQRLLDAEQRLDPDGHHYEVYGACLQRVTVELTEEGIDIDVDRDEDAVDRFTRLYEGFK; translated from the coding sequence GTGAGCGAGACGGAACCCGCGGAGATGTTCGAGTTGCTCGACGACGAGTACGCCCGCACGATTCTCGTGGCGACCTACCGCGAACCGAAGTCCGCCGAGGCGCTCGCGGAGGTCTGCGACGCCTCGCCCTCGACCATCTACCGGCGGGTCGAGCGCCTCGAAGACCAGCGGCTACTGGACGCCGAACAGCGACTCGACCCGGACGGCCACCACTACGAGGTCTACGGCGCGTGTCTCCAGCGCGTCACGGTCGAGTTGACCGAGGAGGGAATCGACATCGACGTGGACCGCGACGAGGACGCGGTCGACCGCTTCACTAGACTCTACGAGGGGTTCAAATGA
- a CDS encoding DUF7521 family protein yields MNPDITTLAAALPALVGLFVSYQAYRGYRRHGSATMGLLAVGIACFTAIPFAVQSLVAPTLAWSDALTLLAVVSTYNLGLAAILWSLRGD; encoded by the coding sequence ATGAACCCTGACATCACCACGCTGGCGGCGGCGCTCCCGGCGCTCGTCGGGCTGTTCGTCTCGTATCAGGCCTACCGGGGGTACCGCCGCCATGGGAGCGCGACGATGGGCCTCCTCGCGGTCGGTATCGCGTGTTTCACCGCGATTCCGTTCGCCGTCCAGTCGCTAGTCGCGCCGACGCTGGCGTGGTCGGACGCGCTGACCTTGCTGGCCGTCGTCTCGACGTACAACCTCGGTCTGGCGGCGATTCTCTGGTCGCTCCGCGGAGATTAG
- a CDS encoding sensor domain-containing protein, which translates to MTTTVRDAATTLVGVPVRAQTYRNLVYLALAFPLGLAYFVGLTAGLSLGVGLAITWFGIPILLATLAGATLLARFEAELSNRLLGTDVRTHSLDASGGVLAATKRLVTDARTWLDAAYLVVKFGLGIVSFAALATLGSLAGSLLAAPLTYSSNFYVGLRVGTLTVGPFESGQLVVDTFGEAVGVALLGVVVAVASLHVLNALARLSGTITEALLDIGPSDATEEFADGD; encoded by the coding sequence ATGACGACTACCGTTCGAGACGCCGCGACGACGCTCGTCGGCGTCCCCGTTCGCGCACAGACGTACCGCAATCTGGTGTACCTCGCGCTCGCCTTCCCGCTCGGGTTGGCGTACTTCGTTGGGCTGACCGCTGGCCTCTCGCTCGGCGTCGGTCTCGCCATCACGTGGTTCGGGATTCCGATACTGCTGGCGACGCTCGCGGGCGCGACGCTACTCGCGCGCTTCGAGGCCGAGTTGAGCAACCGCCTGCTCGGGACCGACGTTCGGACCCACTCGCTGGACGCCTCCGGCGGAGTCCTCGCGGCGACCAAGCGCCTCGTGACCGACGCCCGGACGTGGCTCGACGCGGCCTACCTCGTCGTCAAGTTCGGACTCGGTATCGTCTCGTTCGCGGCGCTCGCGACGCTGGGGTCGCTGGCCGGGTCGCTTCTGGCCGCGCCGCTGACCTACTCGTCGAACTTCTACGTCGGGCTTCGAGTCGGGACTCTCACGGTCGGACCGTTCGAATCGGGGCAACTCGTCGTGGACACGTTCGGCGAAGCGGTCGGCGTCGCCCTCCTCGGCGTCGTGGTCGCCGTCGCGTCGCTCCACGTCCTGAACGCCCTCGCGCGACTCTCCGGTACGATTACCGAGGCCCTCCTCGATATCGGGCCGTCGGACGCGACCGAGGAGTTCGCCGACGGGGACTGA
- a CDS encoding DUF4097 family beta strand repeat-containing protein, producing the protein MKVDTQRRRLLGLGATGALAALSGCSGATPFVGKRTKNTRKFDAASVDSLSVDGTNGEIRVRPTNDDQIRVETVKQSGSVFVDLDDVSVEMGVENGQLTVQTRETGDGSWLGGEPSVKVHVQLPSGVDIGRLRTENGTVDVRGVETDATLVTENGRVEAHDIDGFVAAESENGSVTIHGVEGIDDVRTENGSVEVEIPAIRDDTTVRSENGSVTAKVARDLDAALVAKTDNGDVDFRLPSFEADLRTENVVQGTLGDGGPELRFVTENGSIDVSEL; encoded by the coding sequence ATGAAGGTAGACACTCAGCGCCGTCGGCTCCTCGGACTCGGGGCGACGGGCGCGCTCGCGGCTCTCTCGGGCTGTAGCGGCGCGACGCCGTTCGTCGGGAAACGGACGAAGAACACTCGCAAGTTCGACGCCGCGTCGGTCGATTCGCTCTCGGTGGACGGGACGAACGGCGAGATTCGCGTCCGGCCGACCAACGACGACCAGATTCGCGTCGAGACGGTCAAGCAGTCGGGGTCGGTGTTCGTGGACTTGGACGACGTGAGCGTCGAGATGGGCGTCGAGAACGGTCAGCTCACCGTACAGACGCGCGAGACCGGCGACGGGTCGTGGCTCGGCGGCGAGCCATCGGTGAAGGTACACGTCCAACTCCCCTCCGGCGTAGATATCGGACGACTCCGGACCGAGAACGGCACCGTGGACGTTCGGGGCGTCGAGACCGACGCGACGCTCGTCACCGAGAACGGCCGGGTCGAGGCCCACGACATCGACGGCTTCGTCGCCGCAGAGAGCGAGAACGGGAGCGTGACCATCCACGGCGTCGAAGGTATCGACGACGTGCGCACCGAGAACGGGAGCGTCGAGGTCGAGATTCCGGCGATTCGGGACGACACCACCGTCCGGAGCGAGAACGGGAGCGTGACCGCGAAGGTCGCGCGCGACTTGGACGCGGCGCTCGTCGCGAAGACCGACAACGGCGACGTGGACTTCCGGCTTCCGTCGTTCGAGGCCGACCTACGGACCGAGAACGTGGTTCAGGGGACGCTCGGCGACGGCGGCCCGGAACTCCGGTTCGTCACCGAGAACGGCAGTATCGACGTTTCGGAACTCTGA
- a CDS encoding CDC48 family AAA ATPase, translating to MNEVQLEVAKAYPNDSGRGIARLDPDTLLHLKLSPGDIIEIEGGDTTAAKVWRADRQDWNTDTVRIDGFTRQNADVGIGERVEIRKAEAEKADKLVLAPPEEASVQFGSDAAGMVKRQILKRPVVERDIVPVMSSTNHPFMRSPGQAIPLIAVETDPDGVCLITEDTEVELREEPISGFEKTGGGITYEDIGGLENEIQRVREMVELPMKHPQIFKKLGIEPPQGVLLHGPPGTGKTLLAKAVANETSASFFSIAGPEIISKYYGESEQQLREIFEDATEESPSIIFIDELDSIAPKREDVTGEVERRVVAQLLTMMDGLESRGQVIVIAATNRVDSVDPALRRPGRFDREIEIGVPDETGREEILQIHTRGMPLSDDVNLGNLANDTHGFVGADIESLTKEAAMKALRRYLPEIDLDEEDIPPSLIDRMIVKRQDFNGALNEVEPSAMREVLVELPKISWDDVGGLEQAQQEVKESVEWPLSSPEKFQRMGINPPSGVLLYGPPGTGKTLMAKAVANETNANFISVRGPQLLSKWVGESEKAIRQTFRKARQVSPTVIFFDELDSLAPSRSQEMGSNVSERVVNQLLTELDGLEEKGDVMVIGATNRPDMIDPALIRSGRFDRLVMIGQPDEEGREQILKIHTGDTPLSADVSLREIAEITDGYVGSDLESIAREAAIEALREDDDATEVEMSHFRKAMENVRPTITEDLLDYYEQMKDEFKGGSSSPTQGRRGGRIGFQ from the coding sequence ATGAATGAAGTCCAATTAGAGGTGGCAAAGGCGTACCCGAACGACTCGGGTCGCGGTATCGCCCGTCTCGACCCGGACACGCTGTTGCATCTGAAGCTCAGTCCGGGCGACATCATCGAAATCGAAGGCGGTGACACCACCGCCGCGAAGGTCTGGCGCGCGGACCGCCAAGACTGGAACACCGACACCGTCCGCATCGACGGCTTCACCCGGCAGAACGCCGACGTGGGCATCGGCGAGCGCGTCGAGATTCGGAAGGCCGAGGCCGAGAAGGCCGACAAACTGGTCCTCGCGCCGCCCGAGGAGGCCAGCGTCCAGTTCGGTTCCGACGCGGCCGGGATGGTCAAGCGCCAGATTCTCAAGCGCCCGGTGGTCGAGCGCGACATCGTCCCCGTGATGTCCTCGACCAACCACCCGTTCATGCGGTCGCCCGGACAGGCGATTCCGCTCATCGCGGTCGAGACAGACCCCGACGGCGTCTGTCTCATCACGGAAGACACCGAAGTCGAGTTGCGCGAGGAGCCGATTTCGGGCTTCGAGAAGACCGGCGGCGGCATCACCTACGAGGACATCGGCGGTCTCGAAAACGAGATTCAGCGCGTCCGGGAGATGGTCGAACTCCCGATGAAGCACCCGCAAATCTTCAAGAAGTTGGGCATCGAGCCGCCGCAGGGCGTCCTGCTTCACGGCCCGCCCGGTACGGGGAAGACGCTACTCGCCAAAGCGGTCGCTAACGAGACCTCCGCGAGTTTCTTCTCCATCGCGGGTCCCGAAATCATCTCGAAGTACTACGGCGAGTCCGAACAACAGCTCCGGGAGATATTCGAGGACGCCACCGAGGAGTCTCCCTCTATCATCTTCATCGACGAGTTGGACTCCATCGCGCCGAAGCGCGAGGACGTGACCGGCGAGGTCGAGCGCCGCGTGGTCGCCCAGTTGCTGACCATGATGGACGGTCTCGAATCGCGCGGGCAGGTCATCGTCATCGCCGCGACGAACCGCGTGGACTCGGTTGACCCCGCCTTGCGGCGTCCCGGCCGCTTCGACCGCGAAATCGAAATCGGCGTGCCCGACGAGACGGGCCGCGAGGAGATTCTCCAGATTCACACCCGCGGGATGCCCCTCAGCGACGACGTGAACCTCGGGAACCTCGCCAACGACACCCACGGCTTCGTCGGCGCGGACATCGAGAGTCTGACGAAAGAAGCCGCGATGAAGGCCCTGCGCCGGTACCTCCCGGAAATCGACTTGGACGAGGAGGACATCCCGCCGAGCCTCATCGACCGGATGATAGTCAAACGGCAGGACTTCAACGGCGCGCTCAACGAGGTCGAACCCTCCGCGATGCGGGAAGTCCTCGTGGAACTGCCCAAGATTTCGTGGGACGACGTGGGCGGTCTCGAACAGGCCCAACAGGAGGTCAAAGAGAGCGTCGAGTGGCCCCTCTCGTCGCCCGAGAAGTTCCAGCGCATGGGCATCAACCCGCCCAGCGGCGTCCTGCTCTACGGCCCGCCCGGCACGGGCAAGACCCTGATGGCGAAGGCGGTCGCCAACGAGACCAACGCGAACTTCATCTCGGTCCGCGGCCCGCAACTGCTGTCGAAGTGGGTCGGCGAGTCCGAGAAGGCCATCCGCCAGACGTTCCGGAAGGCCCGGCAGGTCTCCCCGACGGTCATCTTCTTCGACGAGTTGGACAGCCTCGCGCCCTCGCGCAGTCAGGAGATGGGCAGTAACGTCTCCGAGCGCGTGGTCAACCAACTGCTGACGGAACTCGACGGACTGGAGGAGAAGGGCGACGTGATGGTCATCGGCGCGACCAACCGCCCGGACATGATCGACCCGGCGCTCATCCGCTCGGGCCGGTTCGACCGCCTCGTCATGATCGGCCAACCCGACGAGGAGGGCCGCGAGCAGATTCTGAAGATACACACGGGCGACACGCCGCTGTCGGCCGACGTGAGCCTCCGGGAAATCGCCGAAATCACCGACGGGTACGTGGGGAGCGACCTCGAATCCATCGCCCGCGAGGCCGCCATCGAGGCGCTCCGCGAGGACGACGACGCCACCGAGGTCGAGATGAGCCACTTCCGGAAGGCGATGGAGAACGTCCGCCCGACCATCACCGAGGACCTGCTGGACTACTACGAGCAGATGAAAGACGAGTTCAAGGGCGGGTCGTCCAGTCCGACGCAAGGTCGGCGCGGCGGGCGGATCGGCTTCCAATGA
- a CDS encoding DUF7827 domain-containing protein has product MKVRYRALILAALLLVSTTAPVLGASPDAEFGESVVTTEAGETAEIAVTLSDTETATVRIGSEAVNYIATVTLRDGNGDGNVVLQYDTAKAGSGGAFAVAADADSVSVTDETDLGEQSGLDAGTYDLAVAPGNASLEEKTDVATLSLAESGSSDANTETETTASSQYAGHVADIDGGVVVAPAVNQTIAGQLDIEPGTEIQVTVKGTEGVQFLKSRQTTVADGGRFRASFDFSDLPSEGENATEFQIAVRANDEVQREATGVVRSPPTAETTKQAVSDETTTATATTTQDGSIPGFSLVTGLLALVGAALVALRRAE; this is encoded by the coding sequence ATGAAAGTGAGATACCGCGCCCTGATACTCGCGGCCCTCCTGTTGGTATCGACTACTGCGCCGGTCCTCGGCGCGTCGCCGGACGCGGAGTTCGGCGAGAGCGTCGTCACGACCGAGGCCGGTGAGACGGCCGAAATCGCCGTCACCCTCTCGGACACCGAGACGGCGACCGTCCGAATCGGCTCCGAGGCCGTCAACTACATCGCGACCGTCACACTTCGGGACGGAAACGGCGACGGGAACGTCGTCCTCCAGTACGACACCGCGAAGGCAGGTAGCGGCGGCGCGTTCGCCGTCGCCGCCGACGCCGACTCCGTGTCGGTGACAGACGAGACCGACCTCGGCGAACAGAGCGGTCTCGACGCCGGGACCTACGACCTCGCCGTCGCGCCCGGAAACGCCAGCCTCGAGGAGAAGACCGACGTTGCGACGCTCTCGCTCGCGGAGTCGGGGTCGTCCGACGCGAACACCGAAACGGAGACGACCGCTTCGAGCCAGTACGCCGGGCACGTCGCCGACATCGACGGGGGTGTCGTCGTCGCACCGGCCGTCAACCAGACGATTGCGGGCCAACTCGACATCGAACCCGGTACAGAGATACAAGTGACCGTGAAAGGGACCGAAGGCGTGCAGTTCCTCAAGTCCCGGCAGACGACCGTCGCCGACGGCGGTCGCTTCCGAGCGTCGTTCGACTTCTCGGACCTGCCGAGCGAGGGCGAGAACGCGACCGAGTTCCAGATCGCGGTCCGAGCGAACGACGAGGTACAGCGCGAGGCGACCGGCGTAGTTCGGTCGCCGCCGACCGCCGAGACGACGAAGCAGGCCGTCAGCGACGAGACGACAACGGCGACGGCGACGACCACCCAAGACGGGAGCATCCCCGGATTCTCGCTCGTCACGGGCCTCCTCGCGCTGGTCGGAGCGGCGCTCGTCGCGCTCCGACGCGCCGAGTAG
- the larC gene encoding nickel pincer cofactor biosynthesis protein LarC: MQTLAFDGRMGASGDMLLAALLAAGADRDALAPVEEALPIRYEVGATDKNGISSTTVSVLLDDETTHGDGDDGDHTHHHSHADENHSHDHSHDDHSHDDYDHPHDDRDSHQHDHTHAEGSGPLRTYPEVVEIVEEMPLPEGVAEDALAIFELLGEAEASVHGTDLDATHFHEVGADDAIADVVGAALLVDDLSPERVVTTPLSTGGGEVEMSHGVYPVPTPAVVEIAERADWSLRGGPVEAELLTPTGAAILAHFAEGVASLPSLRVEESGYGAGGYDFPDHPNVLRAMLGDSAARSAAEGASGETASGAENGGSLVYDDIAVLETNLDDAPPEILGGLQESLAEVGARDVSVVPLTMKKSRPGHLVKVICKPEDAESVARRLAEETGTLGIRQTGATHRWIADREFEEVTVEVGGDSYEVAVKLASDDDDGEVYDVSAEYDDCAAVATEAGVAVREVMDRAERAARDR; encoded by the coding sequence ATGCAGACGCTCGCATTCGACGGTCGAATGGGCGCGAGTGGCGACATGCTCCTCGCGGCCCTCCTCGCGGCGGGAGCGGACCGCGACGCGCTCGCGCCGGTCGAGGAGGCCCTGCCGATACGCTACGAGGTCGGCGCGACCGACAAGAACGGCATCTCCTCGACCACGGTCTCGGTTCTGCTGGACGACGAGACGACCCACGGCGACGGAGACGACGGCGACCACACACACCACCACTCGCACGCCGACGAAAATCACTCGCACGACCATTCACACGACGACCATTCTCACGACGACTACGACCACCCGCACGACGACCGCGATTCGCACCAGCACGACCACACCCACGCCGAAGGCTCCGGCCCGCTCCGGACCTACCCCGAAGTGGTCGAGATAGTCGAGGAGATGCCCCTCCCCGAGGGCGTCGCGGAGGACGCCCTCGCCATCTTCGAACTCCTCGGCGAGGCGGAGGCCAGCGTCCACGGCACCGACCTCGACGCGACGCACTTCCACGAGGTCGGCGCGGACGACGCCATCGCCGACGTGGTCGGGGCGGCGCTCCTCGTGGACGACCTGTCTCCCGAGCGGGTCGTGACGACGCCGCTCTCGACGGGCGGCGGCGAGGTCGAGATGAGCCACGGCGTCTACCCGGTGCCGACGCCCGCCGTGGTCGAAATCGCCGAGCGCGCCGACTGGTCGCTCCGGGGCGGACCCGTGGAGGCGGAACTGCTGACGCCGACCGGCGCGGCGATTCTGGCCCACTTCGCCGAGGGCGTCGCGTCGCTCCCGTCCTTGCGAGTCGAGGAGTCCGGGTACGGCGCGGGCGGGTACGACTTCCCCGACCATCCGAACGTCCTCCGGGCGATGCTGGGCGATAGCGCGGCGCGAAGCGCCGCGGAAGGTGCGAGCGGTGAAACCGCGAGCGGGGCGGAGAACGGCGGGTCGTTGGTCTACGACGACATCGCGGTCCTCGAAACGAATCTGGACGACGCGCCACCCGAGATTCTGGGCGGCCTACAGGAGTCGCTCGCCGAAGTCGGCGCGCGCGACGTGTCCGTCGTCCCGCTGACGATGAAGAAGTCCCGGCCGGGCCACCTCGTGAAGGTCATCTGCAAGCCCGAGGACGCCGAATCGGTCGCGCGCCGACTCGCCGAGGAGACCGGCACGCTCGGGATTCGCCAGACCGGTGCAACCCACCGCTGGATAGCCGACCGGGAGTTCGAGGAGGTCACGGTCGAAGTCGGCGGCGACAGCTACGAGGTCGCGGTCAAACTCGCCAGCGACGACGACGACGGCGAGGTCTACGACGTGAGCGCGGAGTACGACGACTGCGCGGCGGTGGCGACGGAAGCGGGCGTCGCCGTGCGCGAGGTGATGGACCGCGCGGAACGCGCGGCGCGAGACCGGTAG
- the radB gene encoding DNA repair and recombination protein RadB: MNQESIPTGCGPLDELLGGGFEAGTVTQVYGPPAAGKTNVALGAAVEVAADGGTAVYIDTEGLSLARFQQVAEARVDAAGGADDVEELTSRIIVKEAYDFAEQEEAVRDTAELAERADLVVLDSATGFYRLQRAEDEEGGEALREVASQVTHLLSLARKHDLAVVLTNQVYTDPDGDRARPLGGHTLEHWTGTVVRIERFRGGNRRATLEKHRAKPAGEKVQFRITDAGLESVEDGVGV, encoded by the coding sequence GTGAATCAGGAGTCCATCCCGACCGGGTGCGGGCCGCTCGACGAGTTGCTGGGCGGCGGGTTCGAGGCCGGGACCGTCACGCAGGTCTACGGCCCGCCCGCGGCGGGCAAGACGAACGTCGCGCTGGGCGCGGCGGTCGAGGTCGCCGCGGACGGCGGTACCGCGGTGTACATCGACACCGAGGGCCTATCGCTGGCGCGCTTCCAACAGGTCGCGGAGGCCCGCGTGGACGCCGCGGGCGGTGCGGACGACGTGGAGGAGTTGACCTCCCGCATCATCGTCAAGGAGGCCTACGACTTCGCCGAGCAGGAGGAGGCCGTCCGGGACACCGCCGAACTCGCCGAGCGGGCCGACCTCGTGGTGCTGGACAGCGCGACTGGCTTCTACCGACTCCAACGCGCCGAAGACGAGGAGGGCGGCGAGGCGCTCCGGGAGGTGGCCAGTCAGGTCACGCATCTCCTCTCGCTGGCGCGCAAACACGACCTCGCGGTCGTCCTGACGAATCAGGTCTACACCGACCCCGACGGCGACCGCGCCCGACCGCTCGGCGGTCACACCCTCGAACACTGGACGGGGACGGTGGTCCGCATCGAGCGATTCCGCGGGGGCAACCGGCGCGCGACGCTCGAAAAGCACCGCGCCAAACCCGCGGGCGAGAAGGTCCAGTTCCGCATCACCGACGCCGGACTCGAATCGGTCGAAGACGGTGTCGGCGTCTGA
- a CDS encoding 30S ribosomal protein S8e gives MKDQGRSTRKRTGGRLRPSHKKKKHELGRQPTETTVGETQLRAIDARGNTRKVRALSTDVASVATGGETVQAEIQDVVENDANPNYVRRNIVTKGALIETSEGRARVTSRPGQSGNVNAVLVDE, from the coding sequence ATGAAAGACCAAGGACGTTCCACGCGGAAGCGCACCGGCGGACGACTTCGACCCTCCCACAAGAAGAAGAAGCACGAATTGGGCCGCCAACCGACCGAGACCACGGTCGGCGAGACCCAACTCCGAGCCATCGACGCCCGCGGCAACACCCGGAAGGTCCGCGCGCTCTCGACGGACGTGGCCAGCGTCGCCACGGGCGGCGAGACGGTGCAGGCCGAGATTCAGGACGTTGTGGAGAACGACGCCAACCCGAACTACGTCCGACGGAACATCGTCACCAAGGGCGCACTCATCGAGACCAGCGAAGGCCGCGCCCGCGTCACCTCCCGACCGGGCCAGTCCGGCAACGTCAACGCCGTCCTCGTGGACGAATAA
- a CDS encoding MFS transporter, with protein MAKGATTDDRVSVSQVMDRIPVGRFHRRLLAICGSAWAFDGMEVIIISFTLPVLISAWELTGLAAGLLGSASLMGMILGNWAWGRYADERGRIDAFQWTVLTYSLFAGLTAFATGFYSGFALRFLTGVGLGGALAVDTSYLSEHLPTERRGRYLVYLDAFWPLGNVFAVVLAWVFLSALSTGGTVAVPLLGEVAGWRLLFASAAFPALLVFVIRSQLRETPYYLAQKGDVEGANDRIRAIAEENGEEFTPISADAVEIGDPPSYSRLFETDLRKRTVMIALAWFAVNFGYYGVFIWLPQTVGAAGVVESVTVAGATIDGLYVYFLLIGLVQFPGYFSAAYLVEKIGRKPTLGSYLVLSGVFTFVFAASMPNVSLFGAGLSGFWPFFGGLLAASFFTLGAWGAIYAYTPELFPTEVRATGNGFAGGVGKIGAVIGPILAGALVEVGYLAALAPLAVAFALGGLVVLAFGRETMGEPLF; from the coding sequence ATGGCAAAAGGTGCGACGACGGACGACCGAGTGAGCGTCTCGCAGGTGATGGACCGGATTCCGGTCGGGCGATTCCACCGCAGACTGTTGGCCATCTGCGGGAGCGCGTGGGCCTTCGACGGGATGGAGGTCATCATCATCAGCTTCACGCTCCCGGTTCTCATCTCGGCGTGGGAACTGACGGGTCTCGCGGCCGGACTGCTCGGGAGCGCGAGCCTGATGGGGATGATACTCGGCAACTGGGCGTGGGGCCGCTACGCCGACGAGCGCGGCCGCATCGACGCCTTCCAGTGGACGGTCCTGACCTACTCGCTGTTCGCGGGCCTGACCGCGTTCGCCACCGGGTTCTACTCGGGGTTCGCGCTCCGGTTCCTGACCGGCGTCGGCTTGGGCGGCGCGCTCGCGGTGGACACCTCCTACCTCTCGGAACACCTGCCGACCGAGCGCCGAGGACGATATCTGGTCTACCTCGACGCGTTCTGGCCGCTCGGCAACGTCTTCGCGGTCGTGCTGGCGTGGGTGTTCCTCTCGGCGCTCTCGACCGGCGGGACCGTCGCGGTGCCCCTGTTGGGCGAGGTTGCTGGCTGGCGACTCCTGTTCGCCAGCGCGGCGTTCCCCGCCCTGCTGGTGTTCGTCATCCGGAGTCAACTGCGCGAGACGCCTTACTACCTCGCCCAGAAAGGCGACGTGGAGGGAGCCAACGACCGAATCCGCGCCATCGCCGAGGAGAACGGCGAGGAGTTCACGCCCATCTCGGCCGACGCGGTGGAGATCGGCGACCCGCCGAGCTACTCGCGGCTCTTCGAGACCGACCTCCGCAAGCGCACCGTGATGATAGCCCTCGCGTGGTTCGCGGTCAACTTCGGCTACTACGGCGTGTTCATCTGGCTCCCGCAGACGGTCGGCGCGGCGGGCGTCGTCGAGAGCGTCACCGTGGCTGGCGCGACGATAGACGGCCTTTACGTCTACTTCCTGCTCATCGGACTGGTCCAGTTCCCCGGCTACTTCAGCGCCGCGTACCTCGTGGAGAAGATCGGTCGCAAGCCGACCCTCGGGAGCTATCTCGTCCTCTCGGGAGTGTTCACGTTCGTCTTCGCGGCCTCGATGCCGAACGTCTCGCTGTTCGGCGCGGGCCTCTCGGGCTTCTGGCCGTTCTTCGGCGGCCTGCTCGCGGCGAGTTTCTTCACCTTGGGCGCGTGGGGTGCCATCTACGCCTACACCCCCGAACTGTTCCCGACCGAGGTCCGGGCCACCGGCAACGGGTTCGCGGGCGGCGTCGGTAAAATCGGCGCGGTCATCGGGCCGATTCTGGCCGGTGCGCTCGTGGAAGTCGGGTATCTGGCCGCGCTCGCACCTCTCGCGGTCGCGTTCGCCCTCGGCGGCCTCGTCGTCCTCGCGTTCGGCCGCGAGACGATGGGCGAACCGCTGTTCTGA
- a CDS encoding AI-2E family transporter, with translation MGWVREFSFDRERIAWWLVAVVLLAAVGYVVSSFLGTFLLGLFVYYATRPIYRRLLRRLHQRTLTAATALLGLAFPGLVLLGYTVVVSVTELGSLAGVGLAEFDGLLGPYVDTSLLLDPEGLAGLLQTTPQQLQADIQQLAAERGAEAAREILSSVVVVLGILASTALGIVITLVVAFYLLRDDHRLAEWFRTEVVDADSPTLAFAQAVDDDLETVYFGNILTAFVIGIVAAISYNALDLVAPAAVSVPSPTLLGLLTGLASLIPVVGMKLVYIPLGIVLGIVAGVADPALLWFPALFLLVAFVIVDTIPELVLRPYVSGRDLHTGLVMLAYVLGPVLFGWYGLFLGPLLLVLVVHFVRVIVPELVERGEFDAEPDTPDSGIFGESGTADESTSGGSTEESPTRGSRTARRRARDRVRPPVRAFSRDERRTDGGSERPDGTRDD, from the coding sequence ATGGGCTGGGTACGAGAGTTCTCGTTCGACCGCGAGCGCATCGCGTGGTGGCTGGTCGCAGTCGTCCTGCTCGCCGCGGTCGGCTACGTCGTGTCGTCGTTCCTCGGAACCTTCCTGCTGGGACTGTTCGTCTACTACGCGACCCGGCCGATATACCGGCGACTCCTCCGGCGGCTGCACCAGCGGACGCTGACCGCCGCGACCGCACTGCTCGGACTTGCCTTTCCCGGTCTCGTCCTGCTGGGCTACACCGTCGTCGTGAGCGTCACCGAACTCGGGTCGCTGGCGGGCGTCGGCCTCGCGGAGTTCGACGGACTCCTCGGACCCTACGTCGATACCTCGCTCCTGCTCGACCCGGAAGGATTGGCCGGTCTCCTCCAGACGACCCCACAGCAGTTGCAGGCGGACATCCAGCAACTCGCCGCCGAGCGCGGCGCGGAGGCGGCCCGCGAGATTCTGTCGTCGGTGGTCGTGGTGTTGGGTATCCTCGCCAGCACCGCGCTCGGCATCGTCATCACGCTCGTCGTCGCGTTCTACCTCCTCCGGGACGACCACCGACTCGCCGAGTGGTTCCGGACCGAGGTCGTGGACGCGGACAGTCCGACGCTCGCGTTCGCGCAGGCCGTGGACGACGACCTCGAAACGGTCTACTTCGGCAACATCCTGACCGCCTTCGTCATCGGTATCGTCGCCGCCATCAGCTACAACGCGCTCGATTTGGTCGCTCCGGCCGCGGTCTCGGTCCCCTCGCCGACCCTGCTGGGCCTGCTCACGGGTCTCGCCAGCCTGATTCCCGTCGTCGGGATGAAACTGGTCTACATCCCGCTCGGTATCGTCCTCGGCATCGTCGCGGGCGTCGCGGACCCCGCGCTGTTGTGGTTCCCGGCCCTCTTCCTGCTGGTCGCGTTCGTCATCGTGGACACGATTCCCGAACTCGTGTTGCGGCCCTACGTCTCGGGGCGAGACCTCCACACCGGACTCGTCATGCTCGCGTACGTTCTCGGCCCGGTGCTGTTCGGCTGGTACGGGCTGTTCTTGGGACCGTTGCTCCTCGTGCTGGTCGTCCACTTCGTCCGAGTCATCGTGCCGGAACTGGTGGAGCGCGGCGAGTTCGACGCCGAGCCGGACACCCCCGATTCTGGCATCTTCGGCGAGTCCGGCACCGCCGACGAGTCCACGTCGGGTGGCTCCACCGAGGAGTCGCCGACTCGCGGTTCCCGGACCGCACGCCGTCGCGCCCGCGACCGCGTTCGCCCTCCAGTGCGGGCGTTCTCGCGCGACGAGCGCAGGACCGACGGCGGGTCGGAGCGACCCGACGGAACGAGAGACGACTGA